AATCTTTGATTTTGCTCCGGGTCAAACTCTGTCTCCGATGAGTGGACAAAATGAATTTTTGAGTGGATTAGTGGCAAGCAAAGTATTAGAACCGTTGTTACCTTTAGAGCTATTGGTGCAAATAGTGGCTTGTATTGAAGCAACTATTCCCTTTCGCACAAAAACGGAATTAGGAAGCAATAGCGATATTTTATATCAACGGTTAAAAGAGGTTTATGGGACATTTAACCTGAAATTAACCGATGAGGAATTAATTGAAACAGTGAAACGTTCTGTGAGACTTTCTAATCGAGATGTGGGGAGTTTTGCCCATATTAGTGCAGCTAAATTTTTAGATAATACCTGGAATTTATTACCCGAAACCAATCATTATCTGAAAAATTCTAGTTCCTATACAATTAATCAATATCGGACAGCATTGCAAAAAATGGAAGGGTTTATGAATTTTATTAAACCCGAAATTATTTTTCATCATTTCCAAGGATATCCTGATGATCTCACCTATAAAGAGTTAGTTTCCAGAGCTAGAAGAAATATTGAGGTGGGGCGATTATATTTGGCAAGTAAGTTATTTACAATTGCGTTTTTAGAGGCGTTATCATTACGATTTGGGCGAGTAATTCCGGTTTCAACCTTGATGGGTGAAATGCCTACAGAGGGATTTTCAGCTATTTCGATCGCGGATTTTCTTCCCCCAAACCCGAACCCTCACCAACCCCAAACGGAATTAGAACAACTGGTTTTGACCTTATTAGATGAAGGGCGAACTCAAAGCTCATCCTATGATATTAAAAATTCTCCCTTAACTACTTATATGGTTAAATGTTTAGGGTTTGATGAAATTGTCCATCAACGCAACCGCGCCCAAGAATTTTTTCAAGATAAAATTACTCATGAAGAATTTTTAGCCGGTTGTGATGCTGATGTTAAAAAAGCGGTTACTAATGGAATTGTTCAATTATTTGATTCTCGCAAAACAGCCCTTTGTCAATCGTTATAAGAGGGAACAGGGAACAGGGAACAGGGAACAGGGAATAGGGAATAGGGAATAGGGAATAGGGCTTTATTTTTTATTTATTTTGAGTAATGTTCTGAGGTATTTTCAATCAGTTTAACAATGCCAATTCCGCCAAAATAAAGCCCTAATATAGCCCCTGCTAATAAACTTTGGGTTAAGGGGTCAGTTGAGGGTGTTAATACTGCACCTAATACGGCTCCTGCTAAGATAACGTATCGCCAACCGGATAACATTTTCTCAGAAGATACAATTTTTAAAGCTCCTAATATGGCTTGAATTACAGGAATTTGAAAGGCTATTCCGGTACAAAATAATAAAACTAAAACAAATTCAAAGTATTTTTCAATAGAAAAGAACTGTTCAACTACATCCGCCCCATAACTAATAAAAAAGTTCAACGCCGCCGGAATTAACGCCACATAAGCAAAGCCTAAACCTAATAGAAATAAAACACTAGAACCTAATACGACTGGCCCTAATAAACGCCGTTCTCTGCGAGTTAAACCCGGTAAAACAAACAGGGTAATTTGATATAAAATAAACGGAGTAGCCACAACTAATCCACTGTAACCCGCAACTTTTAAGGAAACAAAGAAATATTCTCCGGGGGCTAGTTGGACAAATTTAATCGCCCCGGCTGGACGTTGTAATAGTTGTACAATTGGATTAACAAATGCAAAGCAGCCAATAATCGCAATAAATACCGCAATTAGAGAATAAAAAATCCGTTGTCTTAATTCTTCCAAATGGTCGAATAAACCCATTTCCACTTCATCAGGAATTTCATCAAAAAACTCGTCTTTTAAATCTTCTGTCTGATTAAAATTAGATTTTTGAGGATTATAATATTCAAGCTGAGATAAATCCTGTTGCGGAACATCAACGGGAGAATCTATAATTGGTGTATTTTCATCCTCTGTTGTTAAAGTAACAGATTCATCTAATACAGGTTCTAAACCCGATAATTCTCCTTCCTCAGAAACATTAACCTCCTGGGAAATTTCCTCAAGAATTGCGTTCTGTTCCTCCTCAACAGATGAAACAACATTAACATTTTCATCCGTTTGAGGTGAAAAAGGCTGATTTGAGTTAGATTCCGGTGTCTCTAAATTTGAGGAAGACGTCATAATTACAAGTGAGCGTTTAGACTAAAGTTTAAGACTCCCCGCTCTAAAAAAACGGGGATATTTGAGGACTGATGATGAATTTTTAGCAAACGTTTATTCTACTTCAGAATTTAAGCGTTAGATTAGATTGAATAACCACCAGGCTAAAACTGAGATCAGGAACAGGATTGATCTTAATCCCCCTCCCCTCCAATTTTCTACTTCAATCTTATGAAAAGAATACAACGTTATCCTCTGCTATTTTTAGACATTTTAAAGCATCTGGGTTGTAATTTGACGAGAAACCGGGTTTACAAACGAATGCGGCGAACCCTTCCCATTGTCCTCTTCGGTTTGGTGGTGATGGGACTATCGACCTCCGGGGCGAGTTTCGGGGAGTTGTCCGTGAGTCCCCCAGTTCTAAGCGAACCCGCCCCGACTGTCCCCAGGGAAATTACTCGCAGTATCAACGGTAACAATCCCATCACCACGATGGAGAAAAAATGGGAATTAGACTATGAAACCTATTTTGGTCGAAATTTAACCGATAGCGAACTTCAGGCTCCTGATATTGCCAAAATTTTAACTCAAATTAGCCAAAAAACCCAAACAAAACCTGCTGTTCTCTGGGTAGTTCCTGAACCCGAAGGATTAGTTTTAGCCTTAGTTACCCCTGGAAAAGAACCTTTAGGTCTAATCCAACCCAATGTGATCACAGAAAATTTAAAAGCTGAGGTGATCAATTTATATCAAGAAATCACCAATCCTCGAAAATTACAAAGTCGTTCTTATTTAGAACCGGCTCAACGACTTTATAATCAGATTATTAAGCCCATTGAAGCCCAATTAGAAGCCGAAAATATTGATACAATATTATTTTGTTTAGGTCAGGGATTACGAACTCTCCCCCTAGCGGTTTTACAGGATGGAGAACGTTTTTTAATTGAAAAATATGCCCTAACTCGGATTCCGGCTTTTAATCTGATGAATCTAAATTATGAAACGGTAAAAAATGCTGCTGTCTTAGCAATGGGAGCCTCAGAATTTAAAAATCAAAATCCCTTACCTGCGGTTCCTTTTGAGTTATCTACTATTGTCAACTCTGATGGGATGAATGGAAACATCACTCTTCCGATTACAAATCTGGAGAATTCGCCCCAGTGGGAAGGACAATCTTTTCTCAATCAAGGGTTTACTGTCGATAATTTAAAACGTCTGTTAAGCCTCAGTCCCTATAGAATTGTTCATCTGGCGACCCATGCGGAATTTAAACCCGGAAAACCCGGAAATTCCTATATACAATT
This DNA window, taken from Planktothrix serta PCC 8927, encodes the following:
- the tatC gene encoding twin-arginine translocase subunit TatC, giving the protein MIDSPVDVPQQDLSQLEYYNPQKSNFNQTEDLKDEFFDEIPDEVEMGLFDHLEELRQRIFYSLIAVFIAIIGCFAFVNPIVQLLQRPAGAIKFVQLAPGEYFFVSLKVAGYSGLVVATPFILYQITLFVLPGLTRRERRLLGPVVLGSSVLFLLGLGFAYVALIPAALNFFISYGADVVEQFFSIEKYFEFVLVLLFCTGIAFQIPVIQAILGALKIVSSEKMLSGWRYVILAGAVLGAVLTPSTDPLTQSLLAGAILGLYFGGIGIVKLIENTSEHYSK
- a CDS encoding CHAT domain-containing protein; its protein translation is MKRIQRYPLLFLDILKHLGCNLTRNRVYKRMRRTLPIVLFGLVVMGLSTSGASFGELSVSPPVLSEPAPTVPREITRSINGNNPITTMEKKWELDYETYFGRNLTDSELQAPDIAKILTQISQKTQTKPAVLWVVPEPEGLVLALVTPGKEPLGLIQPNVITENLKAEVINLYQEITNPRKLQSRSYLEPAQRLYNQIIKPIEAQLEAENIDTILFCLGQGLRTLPLAVLQDGERFLIEKYALTRIPAFNLMNLNYETVKNAAVLAMGASEFKNQNPLPAVPFELSTIVNSDGMNGNITLPITNLENSPQWEGQSFLNQGFTVDNLKRLLSLSPYRIVHLATHAEFKPGKPGNSYIQFWNEQLKLDQMGQFNWKNPPIELLVLSACKTAVGDKDAELGFAGLAFQSGVKTALASLWYVSDTGTLALMSEFYQQLKTTSTKAQALQQTQIQMLKGDVRLQQGELLLSRGEISLPPEIASEGTDNLSHPYYWGAFTLIGSPW